In Streptomyces nojiriensis, one genomic interval encodes:
- the recO gene encoding DNA repair protein RecO yields MSLFRDDGIVLRTQKLGEADRIITLLTRGHGRVRAVARGVRRTKSKFGARLEPFSHADVQFFARGSELIGRSLPLCTQTEIIAPYGNGIVTDYARYTAGTAMLETAERFTENEGEPAVQQYLLLVGALRTLSRGEHEPHLILDAFLLRSLAVNGYAPSFEDCAKCGIHGPNRHFSVAAGGVICGDCRVPGSVVPSSEAIALLSALLTGDWGHADACEARHVREGSGLVSAYLHWHLERGLRSLRYVEK; encoded by the coding sequence ATGAGTCTGTTCCGCGACGACGGCATCGTGCTGCGCACCCAGAAGCTGGGTGAGGCGGACCGCATCATCACGCTGCTGACCCGCGGCCACGGCCGGGTCCGGGCCGTCGCCCGCGGGGTCCGGCGCACGAAGTCCAAATTCGGCGCCCGGCTGGAACCTTTCTCCCACGCCGACGTGCAGTTCTTCGCCCGCGGCAGCGAACTGATCGGCCGCAGCCTGCCGCTCTGCACCCAGACCGAGATCATCGCCCCGTACGGCAACGGCATCGTCACCGACTACGCCCGCTACACCGCCGGCACCGCCATGCTGGAGACCGCCGAGCGGTTCACCGAGAACGAGGGCGAGCCCGCCGTGCAGCAGTACCTGCTGCTCGTCGGAGCCCTGCGCACCCTCTCGCGCGGCGAGCACGAGCCCCACCTGATCCTCGACGCCTTCCTGCTGCGCTCCCTCGCCGTCAACGGCTACGCGCCCAGCTTCGAGGACTGCGCGAAGTGCGGCATCCACGGACCCAACCGGCACTTCTCCGTCGCCGCGGGCGGGGTCATATGCGGGGACTGCCGGGTGCCCGGCAGCGTCGTACCCTCATCGGAGGCCATCGCCCTGCTCAGCGCCCTGCTGACGGGCGACTGGGGGCATGCCGACGCGTGCGAGGCGCGTCACGTGCGGGAGGGCAGCGGGCTGGTCTCCGCCTATTTGCACTGGCATCTGGAGCGCGGGCTACGCTCCTTGCGTTACGTCGAGAAATAG
- a CDS encoding nucleobase:cation symporter-2 family protein: MARVAARLSTDGEQSTHPVDEVLPLPKLALYGFQHVLAFYAGAVIVPIIVGNALKLSPEQLVYLINADLFTCGIASIIQAWGIGRIGARLPLIQGVTFTAVSPMIAIGLGAGGGTAALLVIYGAVITAGIATFAFAWLPAKAFRTVMRLFPPVVTGTVITVLGIVLIPVGLNDAAGGLGSPDFGDPKNFAYAGGTMLFILILMKIGKPFLSSISILLGLVVGTTTAFLLGDAKFGDVSKSEWIGVTTPFHFGAPKFEWFPIVLMLIVMLITMVETTGDTYAVGDIVGKEVDSETVARALRADGAATALGGVLNSFPYVAFAENVGLVRMTKVKSRFVVVAAGVFMIVLGLLPKAAAIVAAVPHGVLGGAATVMFAMVALAGIQTLAKVDLKEERNALIVGVSLAFALLPATVPVLFTKHMDPDLSSLLNSGVTLGATAAIVLNLVFNGLGKDGAHDAHDAPKVELPAQPTAGEESEAVVPDRSGEGEAARTPAS; encoded by the coding sequence ATGGCACGTGTCGCCGCCCGGCTTTCCACCGACGGAGAGCAGAGCACGCACCCGGTCGACGAGGTGCTCCCCCTCCCCAAGCTCGCGCTGTACGGCTTCCAGCACGTACTCGCCTTCTACGCCGGCGCGGTGATCGTCCCGATCATCGTCGGCAACGCGCTGAAGCTGAGCCCTGAACAGCTGGTCTACCTGATCAACGCGGACCTCTTCACCTGCGGTATCGCCTCGATCATCCAGGCCTGGGGCATCGGCCGGATCGGTGCGCGCCTGCCGCTGATCCAGGGCGTGACCTTCACCGCCGTCTCCCCGATGATCGCCATCGGTCTCGGCGCCGGCGGCGGTACCGCCGCCCTGCTGGTCATCTACGGCGCGGTGATCACCGCCGGTATCGCCACCTTCGCCTTCGCCTGGCTTCCGGCCAAGGCGTTCCGGACGGTGATGCGGCTGTTCCCGCCGGTCGTCACCGGCACGGTGATCACCGTTCTGGGCATCGTCCTGATCCCGGTCGGTCTCAACGACGCGGCCGGCGGCCTCGGCAGCCCCGACTTCGGAGACCCGAAGAACTTCGCCTACGCCGGCGGCACGATGCTCTTCATCCTGATCCTGATGAAGATCGGCAAGCCGTTCCTCTCCAGCATCTCGATCCTCCTCGGCCTGGTCGTCGGCACCACCACCGCCTTCCTGCTCGGCGACGCGAAGTTCGGCGACGTGAGCAAGTCCGAGTGGATCGGCGTCACCACCCCCTTCCACTTCGGTGCCCCGAAGTTCGAGTGGTTCCCGATCGTCCTGATGCTCATCGTCATGCTGATCACCATGGTCGAGACGACCGGTGACACCTACGCCGTCGGTGACATCGTCGGCAAGGAGGTCGACAGCGAGACCGTGGCCCGCGCCCTGCGTGCCGACGGCGCCGCGACCGCACTCGGCGGTGTCCTCAACTCCTTCCCGTACGTGGCCTTCGCCGAGAACGTCGGCCTGGTGCGGATGACGAAGGTGAAGAGCCGGTTCGTGGTGGTCGCCGCGGGCGTCTTCATGATCGTCCTGGGCCTGCTGCCCAAGGCCGCCGCGATCGTCGCCGCCGTCCCGCACGGAGTCCTCGGCGGCGCCGCGACCGTCATGTTCGCCATGGTCGCCCTGGCCGGTATCCAGACCCTGGCCAAGGTGGACCTGAAGGAGGAGAGGAACGCGCTGATCGTCGGCGTCTCCCTCGCCTTCGCCCTGCTCCCCGCGACCGTCCCGGTCCTCTTCACCAAGCACATGGACCCGGACCTGTCCTCGCTCCTCAACAGCGGTGTGACGCTTGGTGCCACGGCCGCCATCGTCCTGAACCTGGTCTTCAACGGCCTGGGCAAGGACGGCGCCCACGACGCCCACGACGCCCCCAAGGTCGAACTGCCCGCCCAGCCGACGGCGGGCGAGGAGTCCGAGGCAGTCGTACCGGACCGGTCGGGCGAGGGCGAAGCAGCCCGGACGCCCGCCTCCTGA
- a CDS encoding TerB family tellurite resistance protein, giving the protein MLPVRGGDGRKLTVWGTRTTWSTVGDGEFFCPACGGDRNYRRRTGRRRFTVLGVPLLPRGQAGPVIECQGCRARFATDVLDHLTTTRFTALLRDAVHTVALAVLTAGGTASRGTLEAAAGAVRAAGFQDCTEEQLESLVEALSTDEGRLGLYDVPECCGAALSIELHEALEPLAPHLAGPGRESILLQGARIALADGPYTPAEREVLATVGSALRIDTDEVTRLLSAVRAP; this is encoded by the coding sequence GTGCTGCCAGTTCGGGGTGGGGACGGCCGGAAGCTGACGGTCTGGGGCACCCGTACCACCTGGAGCACCGTGGGGGACGGGGAGTTCTTCTGCCCCGCCTGCGGTGGGGACCGCAATTACCGCAGGCGGACCGGGCGGCGCCGGTTCACCGTCCTCGGCGTGCCGCTGCTGCCCCGCGGACAGGCCGGGCCCGTCATCGAGTGCCAGGGCTGCCGCGCGCGCTTCGCCACCGACGTCCTGGACCACCTCACCACGACCCGCTTCACGGCCCTCCTGCGCGACGCCGTGCACACCGTGGCGCTGGCCGTGCTCACCGCGGGCGGAACGGCCTCGCGCGGCACGCTGGAGGCCGCGGCGGGCGCCGTACGGGCCGCGGGCTTCCAGGACTGCACCGAGGAGCAGCTGGAGTCCCTCGTGGAGGCGCTGTCCACGGACGAGGGCCGGCTCGGGCTGTACGACGTCCCGGAGTGCTGCGGGGCCGCGCTGTCGATAGAGCTCCACGAGGCCCTGGAGCCGCTGGCTCCGCACCTGGCCGGCCCGGGCCGTGAATCGATCCTGCTGCAGGGGGCCCGTATCGCACTCGCGGACGGCCCGTACACCCCGGCCGAGCGCGAGGTGCTCGCGACGGTCGGCTCGGCGCTGCGGATCGACACGGACGAGGTGACCCGACTGCTGTCGGCGGTACGCGCCCCCTGA
- a CDS encoding SDR family NAD(P)-dependent oxidoreductase — MNEKSCLVTGAASGIGRATALLLARSGARVTAADINGPGVEALRTELADEGYAITAVAGDVADPEANRAMVAAAVGAYGRLDVAVANAGVLPLSDVRETSPEDWDHVMAVDGRGMFLTCKYAIEAMTAQPRPGGALVCVSSISGVAGQARQAAYGPAKFVASGLTKHLAVEWAAHGIRVNAVAPGTIRTERVIALKDEPGGPEYLSEITGAHPMGRLGEPEEVARVIAFLASDAASFVTGVILPVDGGYLAR; from the coding sequence ATGAACGAGAAGTCCTGTCTGGTCACCGGCGCCGCGAGCGGGATCGGCCGGGCCACCGCCCTGCTGCTGGCCCGCTCCGGGGCCCGGGTGACCGCGGCCGACATCAACGGCCCCGGGGTCGAGGCCCTGCGTACGGAACTGGCCGACGAGGGGTACGCGATCACCGCGGTCGCCGGTGACGTCGCCGATCCGGAGGCCAACCGCGCGATGGTCGCGGCCGCCGTCGGGGCGTACGGGCGCCTGGACGTCGCCGTGGCGAACGCCGGGGTGCTCCCCCTCTCCGACGTACGGGAGACCAGTCCCGAGGACTGGGACCACGTCATGGCGGTCGACGGCCGCGGAATGTTCCTGACCTGCAAGTACGCCATCGAGGCGATGACCGCGCAGCCGCGCCCCGGTGGGGCCCTGGTCTGCGTGTCCTCGATCTCGGGAGTGGCCGGGCAGGCCCGCCAAGCCGCCTACGGACCCGCGAAGTTCGTGGCGTCGGGGCTGACGAAGCACCTCGCGGTGGAGTGGGCCGCGCACGGGATCCGGGTCAACGCGGTGGCGCCGGGAACCATCCGTACGGAGCGGGTGATCGCGCTGAAGGACGAGCCGGGCGGGCCGGAGTACCTGTCGGAGATCACGGGGGCGCACCCGATGGGCCGCCTCGGGGAGCCCGAGGAGGTGGCCCGCGTCATCGCCTTCCTGGCCTCGGACGCGGCCTCGTTCGTGACGGGCGTGATCCTGCCGGTGGACGGCGGCTACCTGGCCCGCTGA
- the leuA gene encoding 2-isopropylmalate synthase translates to MSQQPFVGRPTPITNATHTQKSSGMPIHKYGSYEQVDIPDRTWPDARVTKAPRWLSTDLRDGNQSLIDPMTPARKREMFDLLVRMGYKEIEVGFPSSGDTDFAFVRSIIEEGAIPDDVTISVLTQAREDLIERTVESLVGAKRATVHLYNATAPTFRRVVFRGSKEQIKQIAVDGTRLVMEYAEKLLGSETTFGYQYSPEIFTDTELDFALEVCEAVCDVWQPAEGREIILNLPATVERSTPSTHADRFEWMARNLTRREHVCISVHPHNDRGTAVAAAELALMAGADRIEGCLFGQGERTGNVDLITLGMNLFSQGIDPQIDFSQIDEIRRTSEYCNQMEVHPRHPYAGDLVYTAFSGSHQDAIKKGFDAMEADAAAQGKTVDDIEWAVPYLPIDPKDVGRSYEAVIRVNSQSGKGGIAYVLKNDHKLDLPRRMQIEFSRIIQAKTDAEGGEVTPKAIWDVFSDEYLPNPENPWGRIQLRSGSTATDKDGTDTLTVEAVVDGVETVLDGTGNGPISAFFDALAGIGVDARLLDYTEHTMSEGASAVAASYIECAIDGRVLWGIGIDANTTRASLKAVISAVNRAGR, encoded by the coding sequence ATGAGCCAGCAGCCTTTTGTCGGTCGCCCCACGCCCATCACCAACGCGACCCACACCCAGAAGTCCTCCGGGATGCCGATCCACAAGTACGGCTCGTACGAGCAGGTGGACATCCCCGACCGCACCTGGCCGGACGCCCGCGTCACCAAGGCCCCCCGCTGGCTCTCCACCGACCTGCGCGACGGCAACCAGTCGCTGATCGACCCGATGACCCCCGCCCGCAAGCGCGAGATGTTCGACCTGCTGGTGCGCATGGGCTACAAGGAGATCGAGGTCGGCTTCCCCTCTTCCGGCGACACCGACTTCGCCTTCGTGCGCTCCATCATCGAAGAGGGCGCCATCCCGGACGACGTCACCATCTCCGTACTGACCCAGGCCCGCGAGGACCTGATCGAGCGGACCGTGGAGTCCCTGGTCGGCGCCAAGCGCGCCACCGTCCACCTGTACAACGCGACCGCCCCGACCTTCCGCCGGGTCGTCTTCCGCGGCTCCAAGGAGCAGATCAAGCAGATCGCCGTCGACGGCACCCGCCTGGTCATGGAGTACGCCGAGAAGCTGCTGGGCTCCGAGACCACGTTCGGCTACCAGTACAGCCCGGAGATCTTCACCGACACCGAGCTGGACTTCGCCCTGGAGGTCTGCGAGGCCGTCTGCGACGTCTGGCAGCCGGCCGAGGGCCGCGAGATCATCCTGAACCTGCCCGCCACCGTGGAGCGCTCGACGCCGTCCACGCACGCGGACCGCTTCGAGTGGATGGCCCGCAACCTGACCCGCCGCGAGCACGTCTGCATCTCCGTCCACCCGCACAACGACCGCGGCACCGCCGTCGCCGCCGCCGAGCTGGCCCTGATGGCCGGCGCCGACCGCATCGAGGGCTGCCTGTTCGGGCAGGGCGAGCGCACCGGCAACGTCGACCTGATCACCCTGGGCATGAACCTGTTCTCCCAGGGCATCGACCCGCAGATCGACTTCTCGCAGATCGACGAGATCCGTCGCACCAGCGAGTACTGCAACCAGATGGAGGTCCACCCGCGCCACCCCTACGCGGGAGACCTGGTCTACACCGCCTTCTCCGGCTCCCACCAGGACGCCATCAAGAAGGGCTTCGACGCCATGGAGGCCGACGCGGCCGCCCAGGGCAAGACGGTCGACGACATCGAGTGGGCGGTCCCGTACCTGCCCATCGACCCGAAGGACGTCGGCCGTTCCTACGAGGCGGTCATCCGGGTCAACTCGCAGTCCGGCAAGGGCGGCATCGCGTACGTCCTGAAGAACGACCACAAGCTGGACCTGCCGCGCCGCATGCAGATCGAGTTCTCCCGGATCATCCAGGCCAAGACCGACGCCGAGGGCGGCGAGGTCACGCCGAAGGCGATCTGGGACGTGTTCTCCGACGAGTACCTGCCCAACCCCGAGAACCCGTGGGGCCGCATCCAGCTGCGCTCCGGTTCGACGGCCACCGACAAGGACGGCACGGACACGCTGACCGTCGAGGCGGTCGTGGACGGTGTGGAGACGGTCCTGGACGGCACCGGCAACGGTCCGATCTCGGCCTTCTTCGACGCGCTGGCCGGCATCGGCGTCGACGCCCGCCTGCTGGACTACACCGAGCACACGATGAGCGAGGGCGCTTCCGCCGTGGCCGCCTCGTACATCGAGTGCGCGATCGACGGCCGTGTCCTGTGGGGCATCGGCATCGACGCCAACACCACCCGCGCCTCCCTGAAGGCGGTCATCTCCGCCGTCAACCGCGCGGGCCGCTGA
- a CDS encoding M4 family metallopeptidase — MDASHTHRHHPVFCTVVPPHLLDKAALSEDSRRADLAQRTLERDSLLRTRRRITAVRGIVPTLTAPASDDPDRTIYDAQHRTRLPGTKVRGEGDPLSKDATVNRAYAGLGATYELFLKGFGRRSIDDSGLPLDATVHYDEEYNNAFWDGQQMVFGDGDGDLFLDFTVSVDVIGHELTHGVTQYTANLTYRGQSGALNESMSDVFGSLIKQYSLEQTAEEADWLIGAGLLGPNVTGVALRSMKAPGTAYDDDELGKDPQPATMDDYVNTHSDNGGVHINSGIPNHAFYIVATELGGKAWERAGQIWYDTLTGGDLTPRANFADFARLSTAAAVTRYGAGGAEHQALQKAWSAVGVPLAG, encoded by the coding sequence ATGGATGCCTCCCACACCCACCGCCATCACCCCGTCTTCTGCACGGTCGTACCCCCGCACCTCCTCGACAAGGCCGCCCTGTCCGAGGACTCCCGCCGCGCCGACCTCGCCCAGCGCACCCTGGAGCGCGACTCCCTGCTGCGCACCCGGCGCCGGATCACCGCCGTCCGCGGGATCGTCCCCACCCTCACCGCGCCGGCCTCCGACGATCCGGACCGGACGATCTACGACGCCCAGCACCGCACCAGGCTGCCCGGGACGAAGGTCCGCGGGGAGGGCGACCCGCTGAGCAAGGACGCCACCGTCAACCGCGCCTACGCGGGGCTCGGGGCGACGTACGAGCTGTTCCTGAAGGGCTTCGGCCGGCGCTCGATCGACGACTCCGGGCTCCCCCTGGACGCGACCGTCCACTACGACGAGGAGTACAACAACGCCTTCTGGGACGGGCAGCAGATGGTCTTCGGCGACGGCGACGGGGACCTCTTCCTCGACTTCACCGTGTCGGTGGACGTCATCGGCCACGAGCTGACCCACGGGGTCACCCAGTACACGGCGAACCTGACCTACCGCGGACAGTCGGGCGCCCTCAACGAGTCGATGTCGGACGTCTTCGGCTCGCTGATCAAGCAGTACTCGCTGGAACAGACGGCCGAGGAGGCCGACTGGCTGATCGGGGCCGGGCTGCTCGGCCCCAATGTCACCGGGGTCGCGCTGCGCTCGATGAAGGCACCGGGCACCGCGTACGACGACGACGAACTCGGCAAGGACCCGCAGCCGGCCACGATGGACGACTACGTGAACACCCACAGCGACAACGGCGGCGTCCACATCAACTCCGGCATCCCCAACCACGCCTTCTACATCGTGGCGACCGAGCTGGGCGGCAAGGCCTGGGAGCGGGCCGGGCAGATCTGGTACGACACCCTGACCGGCGGCGACCTCACCCCCAGGGCGAACTTCGCGGACTTCGCCCGGCTCTCGACCGCGGCGGCCGTGACCCGGTACGGGGCCGGCGGCGCCGAGCACCAGGCGCTCCAGAAGGCGTGGTCCGCGGTGGGTGTCCCGCTCGCGGGGTAG
- a CDS encoding protealysin inhibitor emfourin: protein MRIQVIRTGGFAGIERRAEVDTAGRPDESEWRALAQLALRPGPPGDPADRVRDGFSYRITVDGRTVACAEPNLSDAQRALISRVLKEGA from the coding sequence ATGCGCATCCAGGTGATACGGACGGGCGGCTTCGCGGGCATCGAGCGCCGGGCCGAGGTGGACACCGCGGGCCGGCCGGACGAGAGCGAGTGGCGGGCCCTGGCCCAGCTCGCGCTGCGGCCCGGTCCTCCGGGCGACCCGGCGGACCGGGTGCGGGACGGCTTCTCCTACCGGATCACGGTGGACGGGCGGACGGTGGCCTGCGCGGAGCCGAACCTGTCGGACGCCCAGCGGGCGCTGATCTCGCGCGTGCTGAAGGAGGGCGCCTGA
- a CDS encoding GNAT family N-acetyltransferase: protein MTDHMIDSTLSELERYYDTVPRVGGARAEDFGPLTLFVQEGAGWPYYARPALGGPGATRADVERVWQRQRELKVPEAFEWVAETSPSLRAAVEAAGLHVHAHPLMVLDPSAEALPPHPEVRLFDADDPLLAAAVTVPALAFAAPGTAVGEAGPAELAAALTEPAAEAGRARVAGKLAAGSTVLAAAVRDGVVLCAGQYNPVGDVVEVVGVGTLPSARRQGLALGVTAALVAQARARGARTVFLSAGDEDVARVYARIGFRRVATALIAEPQA from the coding sequence ATGACCGACCACATGATCGATTCAACGCTGTCCGAGCTGGAGCGGTACTACGACACGGTGCCCCGGGTGGGCGGGGCCCGCGCCGAGGACTTCGGCCCCCTGACCCTGTTCGTCCAGGAGGGCGCGGGCTGGCCGTACTACGCGCGGCCCGCGCTCGGCGGCCCCGGGGCGACCCGGGCCGACGTGGAGCGGGTCTGGCAGCGCCAGCGGGAGCTGAAGGTTCCCGAGGCCTTCGAGTGGGTGGCCGAAACCAGCCCCTCGCTACGGGCCGCGGTGGAGGCGGCGGGACTCCATGTCCACGCGCACCCGCTGATGGTCCTGGACCCGTCGGCCGAGGCCCTTCCGCCGCACCCGGAAGTCCGTCTCTTCGACGCCGACGACCCGCTGCTCGCCGCCGCCGTGACGGTCCCGGCCCTGGCCTTCGCGGCCCCGGGAACGGCGGTCGGCGAGGCGGGCCCCGCGGAACTGGCGGCGGCGCTGACGGAACCGGCGGCCGAGGCGGGCCGGGCCCGGGTGGCCGGGAAGCTGGCGGCCGGCAGCACGGTCCTGGCCGCGGCCGTACGGGACGGCGTGGTGCTCTGCGCGGGCCAGTACAACCCGGTCGGGGACGTCGTCGAGGTGGTCGGCGTCGGCACGCTCCCGTCGGCACGCCGCCAGGGCCTGGCCCTCGGGGTCACGGCCGCCCTGGTCGCGCAGGCCCGAGCGCGCGGGGCCCGTACGGTCTTCCTGTCGGCGGGCGACGAGGACGTGGCCCGCGTCTACGCCCGCATCGGCTTCCGCCGGGTGGCCACGGCCCTGATCGCCGAACCGCAGGCGTGA
- the era gene encoding GTPase Era, whose protein sequence is MARMSDRSPESTAPHRAGFACFVGRPNAGKSTLTNALVGTKVAITSNRPQTTRHTVRGIVHRPDAQLVLVDTPGLHKPRTLLGERLNDVVRTTWAEVDVIGFCLPADQKLGPGDKFIAKELAGIKKTPKIAIITKTDLVESKQLAEQLLAVHQLGAELGFEWAEIVPVSAVGDTQVQLLADLIAPLLPESPPLYPEGDLTDEPEMVMVAELIREAALEGVRDELPHSIAVVVEEMIPRENRPADRPLLDIHANVYIERPSQKGIIIGPKGSRLKEVGMKSRKHIEALLGTPVFLDLHVKVAKDWQRDPKQLRKLGF, encoded by the coding sequence ATGGCCCGTATGAGCGATCGTTCCCCCGAGTCCACCGCCCCGCACCGTGCGGGGTTCGCCTGCTTCGTCGGCCGCCCCAACGCGGGGAAGTCGACCCTCACCAACGCACTCGTGGGCACCAAGGTCGCGATCACCTCCAACCGGCCGCAGACCACCCGCCACACCGTTCGCGGCATCGTGCACCGCCCCGACGCCCAGCTCGTCCTCGTGGACACGCCCGGCCTGCACAAGCCGCGCACCCTGCTCGGCGAGCGCCTCAACGACGTCGTACGGACCACCTGGGCCGAGGTCGACGTCATCGGCTTCTGCCTGCCGGCCGACCAGAAGCTCGGCCCCGGCGACAAGTTCATCGCCAAGGAGCTGGCGGGGATCAAGAAGACCCCCAAGATCGCCATCATCACCAAGACCGACCTGGTGGAGTCCAAGCAGCTGGCCGAGCAGCTCCTCGCCGTGCACCAGCTCGGCGCCGAGCTCGGCTTCGAGTGGGCCGAGATCGTTCCCGTCTCGGCCGTCGGGGACACCCAGGTCCAGCTGCTGGCCGATCTGATCGCGCCCCTGCTGCCGGAGAGCCCGCCGCTGTACCCGGAGGGCGACCTCACCGACGAGCCCGAGATGGTCATGGTCGCGGAGCTGATCCGCGAGGCCGCGCTGGAGGGCGTACGGGACGAGCTCCCGCACTCCATCGCCGTGGTCGTCGAGGAGATGATCCCGCGCGAGAACCGTCCGGCGGACCGCCCGCTGCTCGACATCCACGCCAACGTCTACATCGAGCGGCCGAGCCAGAAGGGCATCATCATCGGCCCGAAGGGCTCCCGCCTGAAGGAGGTCGGGATGAAGTCGCGCAAGCACATCGAGGCGCTGCTCGGCACCCCGGTCTTCCTCGACCTGCACGTGAAGGTCGCCAAGGACTGGCAGCGGGACCCCAAGCAGCTGCGCAAGCTCGGTTTCTGA
- a CDS encoding beta-xylosidase gives MAVLAATTGGALSAPAAAEGEPPPGQVDFPTHCPAPQEAGLPPADGPTTARITVDNPAPQVGDTVTVTYQVVRTPALNPVGGELPADVLTPTGRILLAGAQSGEVTVVGAKRNDPVPAGAALPAVTMTGTFTVTAPGETTLAPGGYTLHTGHLLDLDTTCTADAASAAPVSARLTATGLPTANLRSVFLGAAQGRPGARVKVTAAGFPPGAAVTVAGRAGAAETADRVSATADELGRALVELPVTDRATTAVIAYEGGAWSARQGSGPAAYTVIDAAPPPSAATQKVTATVEAGVLGMTQTGEDITLGAVPYGDGGAAPGRIGTVTVTDARGGPAGWSLIGKVTDFTGPGGIRIPGASLSWTPRCVAAEGSRSTCTPGSAGVVGPEGALLASTPDAPLVGGTFTIDATVTLRVPPYTPPGAYTAVLTLTLS, from the coding sequence ATGGCCGTGCTGGCGGCCACGACCGGGGGCGCGCTGAGCGCACCCGCCGCGGCCGAGGGGGAGCCGCCCCCGGGCCAGGTGGACTTCCCGACCCACTGCCCGGCGCCCCAGGAGGCCGGGCTCCCGCCCGCGGACGGGCCGACCACCGCGCGGATCACCGTCGACAACCCGGCCCCGCAGGTCGGCGACACCGTCACCGTGACCTACCAGGTGGTCCGGACCCCCGCCCTCAACCCGGTCGGCGGCGAACTCCCCGCCGACGTGCTGACCCCGACCGGCCGGATCCTGCTGGCGGGCGCCCAGAGCGGCGAGGTCACCGTGGTCGGGGCCAAGCGCAACGACCCCGTCCCGGCGGGCGCGGCCCTCCCCGCCGTCACGATGACCGGCACCTTCACCGTCACCGCACCCGGCGAGACCACGCTCGCCCCGGGCGGCTACACCCTGCACACCGGCCACCTGCTGGACCTCGACACCACCTGTACCGCTGATGCCGCGTCCGCCGCCCCCGTCTCCGCCCGCCTGACCGCGACCGGGCTGCCGACGGCCAACCTGCGCAGCGTCTTCCTCGGCGCGGCCCAGGGCAGGCCGGGCGCCAGGGTCAAGGTCACCGCCGCCGGCTTCCCGCCGGGCGCGGCCGTCACGGTGGCCGGCCGGGCCGGCGCCGCCGAGACCGCCGACCGGGTGAGCGCCACCGCCGACGAGCTGGGCCGGGCCTTGGTCGAGCTGCCGGTCACGGACAGGGCCACCACCGCGGTGATCGCCTACGAGGGCGGCGCCTGGTCGGCGCGCCAGGGCTCGGGCCCGGCCGCGTACACGGTCATCGACGCGGCTCCGCCGCCGTCCGCCGCCACGCAGAAGGTCACGGCCACCGTCGAGGCGGGAGTCCTGGGCATGACCCAGACCGGCGAGGACATCACCCTGGGCGCGGTCCCGTACGGCGACGGCGGCGCCGCTCCCGGCCGGATCGGGACGGTGACCGTCACCGACGCCCGCGGCGGACCGGCCGGCTGGTCCCTGATCGGCAAGGTCACCGACTTCACCGGACCCGGCGGGATCCGCATCCCGGGCGCCTCCCTGTCCTGGACCCCGAGGTGCGTGGCGGCCGAGGGGAGCCGGAGCACCTGTACGCCGGGCAGCGCGGGCGTGGTCGGCCCGGAGGGGGCCCTCCTGGCCTCCACCCCCGACGCCCCCCTGGTCGGCGGCACCTTCACGATCGACGCCACGGTCACCCTGCGGGTGCCGCCGTACACCCCGCCGGGTGCGTACACGGCGGTCCTGACACTGACCCTGTCGTGA